A single window of Acanthopagrus latus isolate v.2019 chromosome 1, fAcaLat1.1, whole genome shotgun sequence DNA harbors:
- the LOC119028201 gene encoding complement C3-like isoform X2, which yields MGRTLLWLGASLAFASLAFLADGAPLQVMSAPNLLRVGTAENIFVECQDYTGAEIPVEIIVMNHPTKAKRLASTTVTLTSGNNFQELAEIKIPTGDFSKDPSIKQYVYLQAQFPDRLLEKVVLVSFQSGYIFIQTDKTLYTPESTVLYRVFAVTPLMEPVETDNETQTVASIAIEIVTPEGIILPHDAVSLNSGIHSGNYKLGEIVSSGVWKVVARLDNNPQQSYSAEFEVKEYVLPSFEVKLTPVSPFFYVDSPELTVNIRATYLFGEEVDGMAYVVFGVIKDGKMSFPSSIQRAEIKKGYGNATLKREHITQTFPDILNLVGNPIFVAVSVLTESGSEMVEAELRAIQIVTSPYTIHFKKTPRYFKPGMSFDVAVEVMNPDETPAQGVAVVVDPGQVAGVTEANGMARITINTVETSGELQITAKTSDPHITLERQALATMTALPHSTKNNNYIHIGVNTAEVTLGENLKVNFILTKHEQIDITYLILSRGRLVKNGRYTSKAQVLISMTEVITKEMLPSFRIIAYYHTDDNEVVSDSVWVDVKDSCMGSLRLESSRPANSYEPRKMFGLKVTGNPGAMVGLVAVDKGVYVLNNKHRLTQKKVWDIVEKSDTGCTPGGGKDAMSVFFDAGLLFESNTTSSTPYRLEFKCPVPSRRKRTTIMDVTTSLVSKYQVQLQRDCCLDGMKKIPVSYSCERRSDYIVHGAACKEAFLYCCKVMENQQDEWKEDNLKLARADQEDNSYMDSSEIVSRTNFPESWLWSDIKLPACPRQTPNCDTTNFQKNVPLQDSITTWLFTGISLSRTHGICVGEPLEVIVRKDFFIDLRLPYSAVRGEQIEVRAILHNYSPDPATVRVDLIETPHVCSSASRRGRYRQEVKLGPQTTRSVPFVIIPMKDEEDYPIEVKAAVKDSSLYDGVMRKLRVVPPGVLVKSSQTVTLDPANKGVGGKQEVIINSRIPKKDVAPNTPSKTQVLATGREQVSALVEKAISGQSMSTLIQQPSGCGEQNMAAMTLPVIAATYLDKTNQWEAVGFEKRGKALQHIKTGYQNQLPYRKDDGSFAVYPYRQSSTWLTAYVAKVFAMANSLVAVQRNLICDAVKFLILNAQQPNGMFTEDGYVLSSSMRGDVEGRDSDASMTAFCLIAMQESLTLCNRSVDGLQHSINIAVAYLETRLPRLTYSYAVAMTSYALANANKLNREILYNFASTDSSHWPVPYSNVYTLEATAYALLALVKVKAFEDAKPVVRWFNEQQKVGGGYGSTQATIMVYQAVAEYWANAEEPQYDLKLDIVLPTKSDPEKYVFNRGNHYATRTSKINDINQNVKVTATGTGEATVTMVSLYYALPKENENDCQKFDMSVHLLSVGMGGNGEVYELKIEVMFKDQVRDASMSILDIGLLTGFNVDTNDLKSLSDGHAPIIAKYEINKALSEKGSLFIYLDKVSHTQKEEITFKIHQKFKVGVLQPAAVSVYEYYDQTPCVKFYHPERRAGQLMQLCRGDECTCAEEDCSMQKKGKISNKDRKAMACESTQTSITEFVYKVRLEEFTAGLSTDISIMKVERVIKEGSFDVVAVNNNITFLSYQHCRESLDLKQGKTYLVMGTSRDMYRDEQNAVFQYILGERTWIEYWPTNAECQHIKYRPICLDMEDLVEAVEIFGCQAK from the exons CCAAACTGTTGCTTCTATTGCCATTGAGATTGTG ACTCCTGAAGGCATCATTTTACCGCATGATGCAGTCTCCCTGAATTCAGGGATCCACTCTGGAAATTACAAACTCGGTGAAATTGTCAG tTCTGGTGTGTGGAAGGTAGTGGCACGGCTGGACAACAACCCACAGCAGAGCTACTCTGCAGAGTTTGAGGTCAAAGAATATG TGCTGCCCAGTTTTGAGGTGAAGCTGACACCTGTGAGCCCCTTCTTCTACGTGGACAGTCCAGAGCTCACTGTCAACATCAGAGCAAC GTATCTATTTGGTGAAGAGGTGGATGGAATGGCCTACGTGGTATTTGGGGTTattaaagatggaaaaatgagCTTTCCAAGTTCTATTCAGAGAGCGGAG ATTAAGAAGGGTTATGGAAATGCCACGCTAAAGAGAGAGCACATCACACAGACCTTCCCAGACATCCTCAACCTGGTGGGGAACCCCATATTTGTAGCTGTCAGTGTGCTGACAGAAAGCG GTAGTGAAATGGTGGAGGCCGAGTTAAGAGCTATCCAGATTGTCACATCACCATACACCATCCACTTCAAGAAAACACCCAGATACTTCAAACCAGGAATGTCCTTCGATGTTGCG GTTGAAGTCATGAATCCTGATGAAACTCCTGCACAAGGTGTTGCAGTGGTGGTTGATCCAGGCCAGGTGGCGGGTGTCACTGAAGCCAATGGAATGGCAAGGATTACCATCAATACAGTGGAAACCAGTGGAGAACTACAGATTACA GCAAAGACCAGTGATCCTCATATTACACTTGAAAGGCAAGCATTGGCCACCATGACAGCTCTCCCACATAGtactaaaaacaacaattacatCCACATAG GTGTGAATACAGCTGAAGTCACGTTAGGAGAAAACCTTAAAGTCAACTTCATACTAACCAAGCATGAGCAAATCGACATCACATACCTA ATCCTGAGCAGAGGTCGGCTGGTAAAAAATGGTCGTTACACATCAAAAGCCCAAGTACTGATATCCATGACAGAAGTCATCACCAAAGAAATGCTGCCATCGTTCCGCATCATAGCCTACTACCATACAGATGACAATGAAGTGGTATCAGACTCTGTTTGGGTGGATGTCAAGGACTCCTGCATGGGCTCG CTGAGGTTGGAGTCAAGCCGACCTGCTAACTCCTATGAGCCTCGCAAGATGTTTGGTTTGAAGGTCACAGGAAATCCAGGAGCCATGGTGGGACTGGTGGCAGTTGACAAAGGCGTCTACGTCCTCAACAACAAGCACCGCCTCACTCAGAAAAAG GTGTGGGACATTGTAGAGAAGTCCGACACAGGCTGCACACCAGGTGGAGGGAAGGACGCCATGAGTGTGTTCTTTGATGCTGGGCTGTTATTTGAGTCCAACACTACTTCAAGCACTCCCTACAGATTGG AATTTAAATGTCCGGTTCCCAGCAGGAGGAAACGGACTACTATAATGGACGTGACGACCAGCTTAG TGAGTAAATATCAAGTCCAACTGCAGCGTGACTGTTGTTTGGATGGCATGAAGAAGATTCCTGTTTCATACTCCTGTGAGAGGCGCAGCGATTACATCGTGCATGGTGCAGCCTGTAAGGAGGCCTTCTTGTACTGCTGTAAGGTGATGGAAAACCAGCAAGATGAATGGAAGGAAGATAACCTGAAACTGGCTCGAG CTGATCAGGAAGACAACAGTTACATGGACAGCAGTGAAATTGTTTCTCGCACCAATTTCCCTGAGAGTTGGCTGTGGTCAGATATCAAACTGCCTGCTTGCCCTCGACAAACACCAAACTG TGACACCACGAACTTTCAGAAAAATGTTCCTTTGCAAGACTCAATCACAACCTGGCTGTTCACTGGAATTAGTCTGTCAAGAACTCACG GTATCTGTGTTGGCGAACCATTAGAGGTAATTGTCCGGAAGGACTTCTTCATTGATCTCAGGCTACCCTACTCAGCTGTCCGAGGAGAGCAGATAGAAGTCAGGGCAATCCTTCACAACTACAGCCCTGATCCTGCCACT GTGCGTGTGGATCTGATTGAGACGCCACATGTGTGCAGTTCAGCCTCTAGACGTGGAAGGTATCGTCAGGAGGTCAAACTTGGGCCCCAAACTACGCGATCTGTACCCTTCGTCATTATTCCCATGAAGGATGAAGAAGATTATCCCATTGAGGTCAAAGCAGCTGTTAAAGACTCATCACTCTATGATGGAGTTATGAGGAAGCTCCGGGTGGTG CCTCCAGGTGTACTGGTTAAATCTTCTCAGACTGTAACTCTAGACCCAGCAAATAAAGGTGTAG gTGGTAAGCAAGAAGTAATTATCAACAGTAGAATTCCTAAAAAAGATGTGGCTCCAAACACACCTTCTAAAACACAGGTCTTGGCAACAG gGAGAGAACAAGTATCTGCACTGGTGGAGAAAGCTATTAGTGGACAATCAATGAGTACTCTGATCCAACAACCCTCAGGCTGTGGAGAACAGAACATGGCTGCCATGACTCTACCTGTCATTGCAGCCACATATTTGGACAAAACCAATCAGTGGGAAGCTGTGGGTTTTGAGAAACGTGGTAAAGCCCTCCAACACATCAAGAccg GTTACCAGAATCAGCTTCCCTACCGTAAAGATGATGGGTCTTTTGCTGTCTACCCTTATCGCCAAAGCAGCACCTG GCTGACAGCTTATGTTGCCAAGGTGTTTGCCATGGCCAACAGTCTGGTGGCAGTGCAAAGGAACCTCATATGTGACGCTGTCAAGTTTCTGATTCTCAACGCCCAGCAACCTAATGGCATGTTTACGGAAGATGGATATGTGCTCAGTAGTTCAATGCGT GGTGATGTCGAAGGCAGAGATTCAGATGCCTCCATGACGGCCTTCTGCCTCATTGCCATGCAGGAGTCACTCACACTATGTAACCGAAGTGTTGAT GGTCTGCAACACAGTATAAACATAGCAGTGGCCTACCTGGAGACACGTCTGCCCAGGCTCACCTACTCATATGCTGTTGCCATGACGTCATACGCTCTGGCCAATGCAAACAAGCTGAACCGGGAGATCCTCTACAACTTTGCTTCAACAG ATTCATCGCACTGGCCAGTACCTTATTCAAATGTCTACACACTGGAGGCCACAGCTTATGCTCTTCTTGCTCTGGTCAAGGTCAAG GCATTTGAAGATGCCAAGCCTGTTGTCAGGTGGTTCAACGAGCAGCAGAAGGTGGGAGGAGGCTATGGATCAACCCAG gCTACTATAATGGTGTACCAGGCTGTAGCTGAGTACTGGGCCAATGCTGAAGAACCACAGTATGATCTGAAGTTGGACATTGTGTTGCCAACCAAGTCAGACCCTGAAAAATACGTCTTTAACAGGGGGAACCACTATGCCACAAGAACATCTAAA ATCAATGATATAAACCAGAATGTGAAAGTGACCGCAACAGGCACAGGAGAAGCAACAGTGACA ATGGTGTCGCTGTATTATGCTCTAcctaaagaaaatgaaaatgactgtcAGAAATTTGACATGTCGGTGCACCTCCTTTCAG TGGGAATGGGTGGGAATGGGGAGGTATACGAGCTGAAAATTGAAGTTAT GTTTAAGGACCAGGTCCGTGATGCATCCATGTCAATCTTGGATATTGGCTTGTTGACCGGCTTCAACGTTGACACCAATGACCTGAAATCA ttGTCTGATGGACATGCACCCATCAtagcaaaatatgaaataaacaaagcCCTGTCTGAAAAAGGCTCTCTCTTCATCTACCTGGACAAG gtttctcacacacaaaaagaagagaTCACATTTAAGATCCATCAGAAGTTTAAAGTTGGTGTCTTACaaccagctgctgtgtctgtctaTGAATACTATGATC AGACACCTTGTGTGAAATTCTACCatccagagaggagagctggacagCTCATGCAGCTCTGTAGAGGTGATGAATGCACATGTGCTGAAG AGGACTGCAGTATGCAGAAGAAGGGCAAAATCAGCAATAAAGATCGCAAAGCTATGGCCTGTGAAAGTACTCAGACCAGTATAACAGAGTTTG TGTACAAAGTGAGACTGGAAGAATTTACAGCTGGTTTGTCCACTGATATTTCCATCATGAAGGTAGAGCGAGTCATCAAGGAAG GAAGTTTTGACGTGGTTGCCGTGAATAATAACATAACGTTCCTCAGTTATCAGCACTGCAGGGAGTCCTTAGATCTGAAACAAGGCAAAACCTACCTTGTCATGGGGACATCCAGAGATATGTACAGAGATGAACAAAATGCAGT GTTTCAGTATATACTCGGTGAGAGAACCTGGATCGAGTACTGGCCCACAAATGCAGAGTGTCAGCATATCAAGTACAGACCTATCTGTTTGGACATGGAAGACCTGGTCGAAGCGGTCGAAATCTTTGGGTGCCAAGCCAAGTGA
- the LOC119028201 gene encoding complement C3-like isoform X1 has translation MGRTLLWLGASLAFASLAFLADGAPLQVMSAPNLLRVGTAENIFVECQDYTGAEIPVEIIVMNHPTKAKRLASTTVTLTSGNNFQELAEIKIPTGDFSKDPSIKQYVYLQAQFPDRLLEKVVLVSFQSGYIFIQTDKTLYTPESTVLYRVFAVTPLMEPVETDNETQTVASIAIEIVTPEGIILPHDAVSLNSGIHSGNYKLGEIVSSGVWKVVARLDNNPQQSYSAEFEVKEYVLPSFEVKLTPVSPFFYVDSPELTVNIRATYLFGEEVDGMAYVVFGVIKDGKMSFPSSIQRAEIKKGYGNATLKREHITQTFPDILNLVGNPIFVAVSVLTESGSEMVEAELRAIQIVTSPYTIHFKKTPRYFKPGMSFDVAVEVMNPDETPAQGVAVVVDPGQVAGVTEANGMARITINTVETSGELQITAKTSDPHITLERQALATMTALPHSTKNNNYIHIGVNTAEVTLGENLKVNFILTKHEQIDITYLILSRGRLVKNGRYTSKAQVLISMTEVITKEMLPSFRIIAYYHTDDNEVVSDSVWVDVKDSCMGSLRLESSRPANSYEPRKMFGLKVTGNPGAMVGLVAVDKGVYVLNNKHRLTQKKVWDIVEKSDTGCTPGGGKDAMSVFFDAGLLFESNTTSSTPYRLEFKCPVPSRRKRTTIMDVTTSLVSKYQVQLQRDCCLDGMKKIPVSYSCERRSDYIVHGAACKEAFLYCCKVMENQQDEWKEDNLKLARADQEDNSYMDSSEIVSRTNFPESWLWSDIKLPACPRQTPNCDTTNFQKNVPLQDSITTWLFTGISLSRTHGICVGEPLEVIVRKDFFIDLRLPYSAVRGEQIEVRAILHNYSPDPATVRVDLIETPHVCSSASRRGRYRQEVKLGPQTTRSVPFVIIPMKDEEDYPIEVKAAVKDSSLYDGVMRKLRVVPPGVLVKSSQTVTLDPANKGVGGKQEVIINSRIPKKDVAPNTPSKTQVLATGREQVSALVEKAISGQSMSTLIQQPSGCGEQNMAAMTLPVIAATYLDKTNQWEAVGFEKRGKALQHIKTGYQNQLPYRKDDGSFAVYPYRQSSTWLTAYVAKVFAMANSLVAVQRNLICDAVKFLILNAQQPNGMFTEDGYVLSSSMRGDVEGRDSDASMTAFCLIAMQESLTLCNRSVDGLQHSINIAVAYLETRLPRLTYSYAVAMTSYALANANKLNREILYNFASTDSSHWPVPYSNVYTLEATAYALLALVKVKAFEDAKPVVRWFNEQQKVGGGYGSTQATIMVYQAVAEYWANAEEPQYDLKLDIVLPTKSDPEKYVFNRGNHYATRTSKINDINQNVKVTATGTGEATVTMVSLYYALPKENENDCQKFDMSVHLLSVGMGGNGEVYELKIEVMFKDQVRDASMSILDIGLLTGFNVDTNDLKSLSDGHAPIIAKYEINKALSEKGSLFIYLDKVRHHAFVKSSFTFCHVFHFFISISPLLYISLQVSHTQKEEITFKIHQKFKVGVLQPAAVSVYEYYDQTPCVKFYHPERRAGQLMQLCRGDECTCAEEDCSMQKKGKISNKDRKAMACESTQTSITEFVYKVRLEEFTAGLSTDISIMKVERVIKEGSFDVVAVNNNITFLSYQHCRESLDLKQGKTYLVMGTSRDMYRDEQNAVFQYILGERTWIEYWPTNAECQHIKYRPICLDMEDLVEAVEIFGCQAK, from the exons CCAAACTGTTGCTTCTATTGCCATTGAGATTGTG ACTCCTGAAGGCATCATTTTACCGCATGATGCAGTCTCCCTGAATTCAGGGATCCACTCTGGAAATTACAAACTCGGTGAAATTGTCAG tTCTGGTGTGTGGAAGGTAGTGGCACGGCTGGACAACAACCCACAGCAGAGCTACTCTGCAGAGTTTGAGGTCAAAGAATATG TGCTGCCCAGTTTTGAGGTGAAGCTGACACCTGTGAGCCCCTTCTTCTACGTGGACAGTCCAGAGCTCACTGTCAACATCAGAGCAAC GTATCTATTTGGTGAAGAGGTGGATGGAATGGCCTACGTGGTATTTGGGGTTattaaagatggaaaaatgagCTTTCCAAGTTCTATTCAGAGAGCGGAG ATTAAGAAGGGTTATGGAAATGCCACGCTAAAGAGAGAGCACATCACACAGACCTTCCCAGACATCCTCAACCTGGTGGGGAACCCCATATTTGTAGCTGTCAGTGTGCTGACAGAAAGCG GTAGTGAAATGGTGGAGGCCGAGTTAAGAGCTATCCAGATTGTCACATCACCATACACCATCCACTTCAAGAAAACACCCAGATACTTCAAACCAGGAATGTCCTTCGATGTTGCG GTTGAAGTCATGAATCCTGATGAAACTCCTGCACAAGGTGTTGCAGTGGTGGTTGATCCAGGCCAGGTGGCGGGTGTCACTGAAGCCAATGGAATGGCAAGGATTACCATCAATACAGTGGAAACCAGTGGAGAACTACAGATTACA GCAAAGACCAGTGATCCTCATATTACACTTGAAAGGCAAGCATTGGCCACCATGACAGCTCTCCCACATAGtactaaaaacaacaattacatCCACATAG GTGTGAATACAGCTGAAGTCACGTTAGGAGAAAACCTTAAAGTCAACTTCATACTAACCAAGCATGAGCAAATCGACATCACATACCTA ATCCTGAGCAGAGGTCGGCTGGTAAAAAATGGTCGTTACACATCAAAAGCCCAAGTACTGATATCCATGACAGAAGTCATCACCAAAGAAATGCTGCCATCGTTCCGCATCATAGCCTACTACCATACAGATGACAATGAAGTGGTATCAGACTCTGTTTGGGTGGATGTCAAGGACTCCTGCATGGGCTCG CTGAGGTTGGAGTCAAGCCGACCTGCTAACTCCTATGAGCCTCGCAAGATGTTTGGTTTGAAGGTCACAGGAAATCCAGGAGCCATGGTGGGACTGGTGGCAGTTGACAAAGGCGTCTACGTCCTCAACAACAAGCACCGCCTCACTCAGAAAAAG GTGTGGGACATTGTAGAGAAGTCCGACACAGGCTGCACACCAGGTGGAGGGAAGGACGCCATGAGTGTGTTCTTTGATGCTGGGCTGTTATTTGAGTCCAACACTACTTCAAGCACTCCCTACAGATTGG AATTTAAATGTCCGGTTCCCAGCAGGAGGAAACGGACTACTATAATGGACGTGACGACCAGCTTAG TGAGTAAATATCAAGTCCAACTGCAGCGTGACTGTTGTTTGGATGGCATGAAGAAGATTCCTGTTTCATACTCCTGTGAGAGGCGCAGCGATTACATCGTGCATGGTGCAGCCTGTAAGGAGGCCTTCTTGTACTGCTGTAAGGTGATGGAAAACCAGCAAGATGAATGGAAGGAAGATAACCTGAAACTGGCTCGAG CTGATCAGGAAGACAACAGTTACATGGACAGCAGTGAAATTGTTTCTCGCACCAATTTCCCTGAGAGTTGGCTGTGGTCAGATATCAAACTGCCTGCTTGCCCTCGACAAACACCAAACTG TGACACCACGAACTTTCAGAAAAATGTTCCTTTGCAAGACTCAATCACAACCTGGCTGTTCACTGGAATTAGTCTGTCAAGAACTCACG GTATCTGTGTTGGCGAACCATTAGAGGTAATTGTCCGGAAGGACTTCTTCATTGATCTCAGGCTACCCTACTCAGCTGTCCGAGGAGAGCAGATAGAAGTCAGGGCAATCCTTCACAACTACAGCCCTGATCCTGCCACT GTGCGTGTGGATCTGATTGAGACGCCACATGTGTGCAGTTCAGCCTCTAGACGTGGAAGGTATCGTCAGGAGGTCAAACTTGGGCCCCAAACTACGCGATCTGTACCCTTCGTCATTATTCCCATGAAGGATGAAGAAGATTATCCCATTGAGGTCAAAGCAGCTGTTAAAGACTCATCACTCTATGATGGAGTTATGAGGAAGCTCCGGGTGGTG CCTCCAGGTGTACTGGTTAAATCTTCTCAGACTGTAACTCTAGACCCAGCAAATAAAGGTGTAG gTGGTAAGCAAGAAGTAATTATCAACAGTAGAATTCCTAAAAAAGATGTGGCTCCAAACACACCTTCTAAAACACAGGTCTTGGCAACAG gGAGAGAACAAGTATCTGCACTGGTGGAGAAAGCTATTAGTGGACAATCAATGAGTACTCTGATCCAACAACCCTCAGGCTGTGGAGAACAGAACATGGCTGCCATGACTCTACCTGTCATTGCAGCCACATATTTGGACAAAACCAATCAGTGGGAAGCTGTGGGTTTTGAGAAACGTGGTAAAGCCCTCCAACACATCAAGAccg GTTACCAGAATCAGCTTCCCTACCGTAAAGATGATGGGTCTTTTGCTGTCTACCCTTATCGCCAAAGCAGCACCTG GCTGACAGCTTATGTTGCCAAGGTGTTTGCCATGGCCAACAGTCTGGTGGCAGTGCAAAGGAACCTCATATGTGACGCTGTCAAGTTTCTGATTCTCAACGCCCAGCAACCTAATGGCATGTTTACGGAAGATGGATATGTGCTCAGTAGTTCAATGCGT GGTGATGTCGAAGGCAGAGATTCAGATGCCTCCATGACGGCCTTCTGCCTCATTGCCATGCAGGAGTCACTCACACTATGTAACCGAAGTGTTGAT GGTCTGCAACACAGTATAAACATAGCAGTGGCCTACCTGGAGACACGTCTGCCCAGGCTCACCTACTCATATGCTGTTGCCATGACGTCATACGCTCTGGCCAATGCAAACAAGCTGAACCGGGAGATCCTCTACAACTTTGCTTCAACAG ATTCATCGCACTGGCCAGTACCTTATTCAAATGTCTACACACTGGAGGCCACAGCTTATGCTCTTCTTGCTCTGGTCAAGGTCAAG GCATTTGAAGATGCCAAGCCTGTTGTCAGGTGGTTCAACGAGCAGCAGAAGGTGGGAGGAGGCTATGGATCAACCCAG gCTACTATAATGGTGTACCAGGCTGTAGCTGAGTACTGGGCCAATGCTGAAGAACCACAGTATGATCTGAAGTTGGACATTGTGTTGCCAACCAAGTCAGACCCTGAAAAATACGTCTTTAACAGGGGGAACCACTATGCCACAAGAACATCTAAA ATCAATGATATAAACCAGAATGTGAAAGTGACCGCAACAGGCACAGGAGAAGCAACAGTGACA ATGGTGTCGCTGTATTATGCTCTAcctaaagaaaatgaaaatgactgtcAGAAATTTGACATGTCGGTGCACCTCCTTTCAG TGGGAATGGGTGGGAATGGGGAGGTATACGAGCTGAAAATTGAAGTTAT GTTTAAGGACCAGGTCCGTGATGCATCCATGTCAATCTTGGATATTGGCTTGTTGACCGGCTTCAACGTTGACACCAATGACCTGAAATCA ttGTCTGATGGACATGCACCCATCAtagcaaaatatgaaataaacaaagcCCTGTCTGAAAAAGGCTCTCTCTTCATCTACCTGGACAAGGTAAGACATCATGCTTTCGTCAAATCTAGTTTTACTTTCTgccatgtttttcatttctttatctcTATCTCACCTTTGCTTTATATCTCCCTCCAggtttctcacacacaaaaagaagagaTCACATTTAAGATCCATCAGAAGTTTAAAGTTGGTGTCTTACaaccagctgctgtgtctgtctaTGAATACTATGATC AGACACCTTGTGTGAAATTCTACCatccagagaggagagctggacagCTCATGCAGCTCTGTAGAGGTGATGAATGCACATGTGCTGAAG AGGACTGCAGTATGCAGAAGAAGGGCAAAATCAGCAATAAAGATCGCAAAGCTATGGCCTGTGAAAGTACTCAGACCAGTATAACAGAGTTTG TGTACAAAGTGAGACTGGAAGAATTTACAGCTGGTTTGTCCACTGATATTTCCATCATGAAGGTAGAGCGAGTCATCAAGGAAG GAAGTTTTGACGTGGTTGCCGTGAATAATAACATAACGTTCCTCAGTTATCAGCACTGCAGGGAGTCCTTAGATCTGAAACAAGGCAAAACCTACCTTGTCATGGGGACATCCAGAGATATGTACAGAGATGAACAAAATGCAGT GTTTCAGTATATACTCGGTGAGAGAACCTGGATCGAGTACTGGCCCACAAATGCAGAGTGTCAGCATATCAAGTACAGACCTATCTGTTTGGACATGGAAGACCTGGTCGAAGCGGTCGAAATCTTTGGGTGCCAAGCCAAGTGA